Below is a genomic region from Pseudazoarcus pumilus.
CCACGCCGATCACGCGGCCGAAACCGCGGCAGGTCTCGCAGGCGCCGATCGGCGAATTGAACGAGAACAGCCCCGGCGTGGGGTCGGCGTAGTGGATGTCGCAATCGGCGCAGTGCAGGTCGGTGGAGAAGCGCCAAGTGGCGTCCTCGGCGTGCGCGCTCATTCGCCCCTTGCCGCGTAGCAGCGCAGCCTCGATGGCCTCGGCCACGCGCGCGGGTTCGGCCTTCGAGAAGCGCAGGCGGTCCTGCACCACGTGCAGCACGTCGCCGTCCGCAGCCGATTCGCGCGACTGGATGCGGGTGTAACCCTGCGCGGCGAGCAGCTCTTCGACCTCGGCTTCGGAAAAATTGTGCGGCACCGGCACCGGAAAGCTCAGCACCAGCCGCGGATCGTTCTCGGCCGTGCGCTCGGCCAGCGTGCGCAGGATGCTCTCCGGATCGTCGCGCCGCACCTCGCAGCCGCAGCCCCGGCAATGCAGCTTCGCGGCCCGCGCATACAGCAGCTTGAAGTGGTCGGCCAGCTCGGTCATGGTGCCGACCGTCGAGCGCGAACTGCGCACCGGGTTGGTCTGGTCGATGGCAATCGCCGGCGGCACACCCTCGATGCGATCCACCTGCGGCTTGTCCTGGCGGTCGAGAAACTGCCGCGCGTACGGCGAGAAGGTCTCGACGTAGCGCCGCTGCCCTTCGGCGTACAGCGTGTCGAACACCAGCGACGACTTGCCCGAGCCCGATACCCCGGTGACTACCGTCAGCTCGTTGAGCGCGATGTCGAGCGAGAGGTTGCACAGGTTGTTCTGGCGTGCACCGCGGATGCGGATGGAGTCGGTCATGGAGTCGCCGGGCAGGGGATGGAAGCGGAGTCTGATTCTATCGCCCGGCGGCGGGTTCCCCGGCTTTACTCCTGCGCCCCGAATTGGGCAAACACCTCCGCCCCGGTCAGATCGTGCGTCTGGTTCGCAAACGCGTAATGCGCCGGCTTCTCATCGATGAACACCTGGTGCGTGAACTGCCAGTCGCCCTCGTCGAGCAAGCCCAGCAGCAGCGCGTAGAAGTTCTCGCCCTTCAGGCGGTAGAACAGATGCGTGCCGCAGTTGCCGCAGAACCCGCGCTCCGCCCACTCCGACGAGTCATAGGTACGGATGTGCTCCCCGCCCTCGATGGTCGGCGCCTGCGAGCACTCCACCGCCAGCAAGGGTCCGCCGCCCCACTTGCGGCAGATGCCGCAGTGGCAGGCACCGTACACCGCGTCCTTCACCGTCGCGCGCAGCTTCACGCTGCCGCACATGCACTCACCGGAAACTTCCATTTCCTGTCCCTCCCGACATCAAGCCTCGTTCATGGGAACGTACACCGTTGAACGACGGGCGCAATAGCCCGCTCCCCATGATGTAGCTCCCCCGACTTCGTTCGTAGCCAGATTCGCTGCGCGCAGCGCTCGGGCAAAGCAGTGGCAGTCAGTGAGTGATCGCCTATAATAGATGCAGAAATCTGCATCGTAAGGCGGCTATGCGTACCACGCTCGACATCGACGACAACCTGCTCAGGCAAGCCCGGCAGCTGGCCGCGCGCGAGCAAACCAGCCTGACGCGCCTGATCGAGGAAGGGCTGGCCAGCCGTCTGCGCAACGCTGGCAAGCCCGCCGCGGCGGGCGAGCCCGTGCGACTGCCGGTATTCTCCGGCGAGGGCGGGCTGCAGCCGGCC
It encodes:
- a CDS encoding GFA family protein, which gives rise to MEVSGECMCGSVKLRATVKDAVYGACHCGICRKWGGGPLLAVECSQAPTIEGGEHIRTYDSSEWAERGFCGNCGTHLFYRLKGENFYALLLGLLDEGDWQFTHQVFIDEKPAHYAFANQTHDLTGAEVFAQFGAQE
- a CDS encoding DUF6364 family protein translates to MRTTLDIDDNLLRQARQLAAREQTSLTRLIEEGLASRLRNAGKPAAAGEPVRLPVFSGEGGLQPAIRDARSHRAILDVIDALDGAQ